One Endozoicomonas gorgoniicola DNA window includes the following coding sequences:
- a CDS encoding YheU family protein: MIIPYKDIEPDTLNNLIEEFVTRDGTDNGYDQPLEQKIESVLKQLQQGEVVVVFDPNLASVNIVPRNMVAAMDGSH; this comes from the coding sequence ATGATCATACCTTATAAGGACATTGAACCCGATACACTCAACAACCTGATTGAAGAATTTGTCACCCGCGATGGCACCGACAATGGCTACGACCAGCCTCTGGAACAAAAAATAGAAAGTGTCCTGAAACAGCTACAGCAAGGGGAAGTCGTGGTTGTTTTTGACCCGAACCTGGCCAGCGTTAATATTGTGCCGAGAAATATGGTAGCCGCGATGGATGGTAGCCATTAA
- a CDS encoding YdgA family protein, with product MTNTKKLWISGMAGLAGLAVLGMPALNGFILESRLKNDLVNLAEQHDYRVENLSISRGYGSTDLELTLQGTGLRKINGQALELTGTLNHGSLFSVPGMISGDLDVNYYTYEQGVRFTMPGTISGSMNLNGSVSARLTTEGIEWPLDPESVLTLQVDPAEGQLTSQGSGTVAVDMEPLVWTVHENSEPLFRMAMNSPVVEFSTHEQSWSMTAPEVSYSVPSVSSDVLLVVDNFQAEGEQTTANDQLSSHMVMSTGSVTVPLLSDQGLDNLIEGLSISSSVENLDRNLLERIPELLGRGDAEQVMSVDDAGLWLRDLISTQPRIAVDEVSVQTSKGHFSFAFDLTGTDKTKAFVEQFLDNPPQTPIEESLMTHAAMQSLAVSASVHLSDELLDWGCEYIPQQMVQEQGGKPAEAVLYTSMCQTMVNSGDFLTASCLQFQDSGEQMQCLNSMQQAKAVWQESRTLKMALEDGLLMLNGVELTQFPL from the coding sequence ATGACGAATACAAAAAAATTATGGATATCCGGTATGGCCGGACTGGCAGGCCTGGCGGTACTGGGTATGCCAGCCCTGAACGGTTTTATTCTTGAAAGCCGTTTGAAGAATGATCTGGTCAATCTGGCAGAGCAGCACGACTATCGTGTTGAAAACCTGTCCATCAGTCGGGGTTATGGCAGTACGGATCTGGAACTGACACTTCAGGGAACGGGCTTGCGCAAGATTAACGGTCAGGCGCTGGAACTGACCGGTACTCTGAATCATGGCTCTCTGTTTTCTGTGCCGGGCATGATCTCCGGTGATCTGGACGTTAACTATTACACGTATGAGCAGGGTGTTCGTTTTACCATGCCCGGAACCATCAGTGGTTCTATGAATCTGAACGGTTCCGTATCCGCCAGACTGACCACAGAAGGTATTGAATGGCCTCTGGATCCGGAATCGGTGCTGACTTTACAGGTTGACCCAGCAGAGGGGCAGCTGACCAGCCAGGGCTCCGGAACCGTTGCTGTGGATATGGAACCTCTGGTCTGGACGGTGCATGAAAACAGTGAGCCCCTGTTTCGCATGGCCATGAATTCTCCGGTGGTGGAATTCAGTACCCATGAACAGAGCTGGTCCATGACGGCTCCGGAAGTCTCTTACTCTGTGCCTTCCGTTTCTTCCGATGTATTGCTGGTTGTGGATAACTTTCAGGCTGAAGGTGAGCAGACAACGGCTAATGACCAGCTGAGCAGTCATATGGTCATGAGTACTGGCTCAGTGACTGTTCCGCTATTGTCCGACCAGGGGCTGGATAATCTGATTGAAGGGTTAAGCATCAGTTCCAGCGTGGAAAATCTTGACAGGAATCTGCTTGAACGTATCCCTGAACTGCTGGGGCGCGGTGATGCTGAACAGGTCATGTCGGTTGACGATGCTGGTCTGTGGTTACGGGATTTAATCAGTACTCAGCCACGTATTGCGGTTGATGAAGTCTCGGTACAGACCAGCAAAGGACATTTTTCTTTTGCCTTTGATCTGACAGGTACAGACAAAACTAAAGCATTTGTAGAACAGTTTCTGGATAACCCACCTCAGACACCGATAGAAGAAAGCCTGATGACTCATGCAGCGATGCAGTCGCTGGCTGTGTCTGCTTCTGTTCATTTGTCCGATGAGCTGCTGGACTGGGGCTGTGAATATATTCCTCAGCAAATGGTTCAGGAGCAGGGCGGGAAGCCAGCGGAAGCGGTACTTTACACTTCCATGTGTCAGACCATGGTGAACAGTGGTGACTTCCTTACCGCTTCCTGTCTGCAATTTCAGGATTCCGGTGAGCAGATGCAATGCCTGAACAGCATGCAGCAGGCTAAAGCGGTCTGGCAGGAAAGCAGAACCCTGAAAATGGCTCTGGAAGATGGGTTGCTGATGTTGAATGGTGTGGAGTTGACACAGTTTCCGCTTTGA
- a CDS encoding transglycosylase SLT domain-containing protein codes for MIQISALFLRKSFSKNSHTKKLGGLILLISLLLSGCSSTAPPSDRHNLCSIFREKPSWYKAAKKSQKKWGTPVQVQMAIMYQESSFRHNVRPPRPYFLFIPLPRKSSAYGYAQAQDGTWQEYLDETGGWFKSRDDFADAIDFIGWYTNKARRVNGVSLWRADQLYLNYHEGMGGYRRGTHKSKPWLMNTARRVKSRASNYGEQLRRCKL; via the coding sequence ATGATACAAATATCGGCCTTGTTCTTAAGAAAAAGCTTTTCTAAAAATAGCCACACTAAGAAACTGGGGGGGCTGATCCTGTTGATCAGCCTGCTGTTAAGCGGGTGCAGTAGTACGGCTCCGCCTTCTGACAGGCATAACCTGTGTAGCATCTTCAGAGAAAAGCCCAGCTGGTATAAGGCGGCAAAAAAATCCCAGAAGAAGTGGGGAACCCCTGTGCAGGTACAGATGGCGATTATGTATCAGGAATCCAGCTTCAGACACAACGTTCGGCCGCCTCGCCCTTACTTCCTGTTTATTCCGCTACCGCGTAAATCTTCAGCCTATGGTTATGCCCAGGCGCAGGACGGTACCTGGCAGGAATATCTGGATGAAACCGGAGGCTGGTTTAAAAGCCGTGATGACTTTGCTGACGCAATTGATTTTATTGGCTGGTACACCAATAAAGCCCGTCGTGTGAATGGGGTATCCCTGTGGCGGGCTGATCAGTTGTATCTCAACTATCACGAAGGTATGGGGGGGTATCGCCGTGGTACTCACAAGAGTAAGCCATGGCTGATGAATACGGCACGACGTGTAAAGAGTCGGGCCAGTAATTATGGCGAGCAACTGCGTCGCTGCAAACTATAA
- the ligA gene encoding NAD-dependent DNA ligase LigA, giving the protein MTDLNLFSQEDVEQEIQDLRQQINHHNHRYYVLDDPQISDAAYDQLLQRLKQLETDNPELITGDSPTQRVGAAPLKEFGQVRHELPMLSLDNAFDEADLQDFNRRVKERLTATADIEYACEPKLDGIAVSLLYENGILVRGATRGDGTTGEDITQNVRTISSIPLKLMGKGWPERLEVRGEIFMPKAGFETMNARARAREEKVFVNPRNAAAGSLRQLDSRVTARRPLDMYCYSAGIVEGGSLPDKHADILEQFSQWGLRINPEMQVVTGIKACEDYYGQLAEKRQSLPYEIDGIVYKVNDLALQEQLGFVARAPRWAIARKFPAQEEMTLLKDVEFQVGRTGAVTPVARLEPVFVGGVTVSNATLHNMDEIIRLDLKIGDTVIVHRAGDVIPKVVGVVHSRRPSDDQLRDVVMPDTCPVCDSEIEQDEGEASARCSGGLFCSAQRKEAIKHYASRKALDIEGLGDKLVDQLVAKGLINTVADLYKLTVEQVSGLERMGKKSATNLINALDRSRTTTLARFIYSLGIREVGEATARSLVSHYKELEAIRSACVDDLQTVDDVGPVVASHIEKFFRQPHNKDVIAELLEQGVTWAAIEAPAEDVAQPLAGETWVLTGSLHSMTRDQGKEILQQLGAKVSGSVSAKTTVLLAGEKAGSKLTKAQNLGVKVISEDDFIALKADWGVE; this is encoded by the coding sequence ATGACTGACCTAAATCTATTCTCTCAGGAAGATGTTGAGCAGGAAATTCAGGACCTGCGTCAGCAGATTAACCACCACAACCATCGTTATTACGTGCTGGATGATCCACAGATCAGTGACGCCGCTTACGACCAGTTACTGCAACGCCTGAAACAACTGGAAACCGACAATCCGGAATTGATCACCGGAGATTCTCCTACTCAGCGTGTCGGTGCTGCCCCCCTGAAAGAGTTTGGTCAGGTTCGTCATGAACTGCCGATGCTGTCGCTGGATAATGCCTTCGATGAAGCCGACCTGCAGGATTTTAACCGTCGTGTAAAAGAGCGTCTGACCGCTACGGCTGATATCGAATACGCCTGTGAACCCAAGCTGGATGGTATTGCCGTCAGTTTGCTGTACGAGAATGGCATTCTGGTTCGTGGTGCTACCCGTGGTGACGGTACCACCGGGGAAGATATCACCCAGAATGTTCGGACTATTTCATCCATACCGCTTAAACTCATGGGGAAAGGCTGGCCTGAACGGCTGGAAGTGCGCGGTGAAATCTTCATGCCCAAAGCCGGTTTTGAAACGATGAATGCCCGCGCCCGTGCCAGAGAAGAAAAGGTCTTTGTCAATCCCCGTAATGCGGCTGCGGGCAGTTTGCGGCAGCTGGATTCCAGAGTGACGGCACGTCGTCCTCTGGATATGTACTGTTACAGTGCCGGTATTGTCGAAGGGGGTAGCCTGCCTGATAAACACGCTGACATTCTGGAACAGTTCAGTCAGTGGGGGCTGCGCATTAACCCTGAAATGCAGGTCGTCACCGGTATTAAAGCCTGTGAAGATTACTACGGACAGCTGGCAGAAAAACGACAGAGTTTACCTTATGAAATAGACGGCATTGTCTACAAGGTAAATGACCTGGCTTTGCAGGAACAGCTGGGTTTTGTGGCTCGCGCACCACGCTGGGCGATTGCCCGCAAGTTTCCAGCGCAGGAAGAGATGACCCTGCTGAAAGACGTTGAGTTTCAGGTGGGGCGAACTGGTGCGGTAACGCCTGTCGCCAGACTGGAGCCTGTGTTTGTGGGGGGCGTTACGGTCAGTAATGCCACGTTGCACAATATGGATGAAATTATCCGCCTCGATCTGAAAATAGGTGATACGGTCATTGTGCATCGGGCGGGTGATGTTATCCCTAAAGTGGTGGGTGTTGTTCATTCCCGCCGGCCTTCAGACGATCAGCTGCGAGATGTTGTTATGCCGGACACCTGTCCGGTGTGTGATTCTGAAATCGAGCAGGATGAAGGTGAAGCATCGGCACGTTGTTCCGGTGGTTTGTTCTGTTCCGCGCAGCGTAAGGAAGCCATTAAGCATTATGCGTCCCGCAAGGCGCTGGATATTGAAGGGCTGGGCGATAAACTGGTGGACCAGCTGGTGGCAAAAGGCCTGATTAATACCGTTGCCGACCTCTACAAACTGACGGTAGAACAGGTTTCCGGCCTGGAGCGAATGGGTAAAAAGTCAGCCACCAACCTGATTAATGCCCTGGATCGCAGTCGTACGACAACCCTTGCCCGTTTTATTTATTCTCTGGGTATTCGGGAAGTGGGAGAGGCGACGGCACGCAGTCTGGTCAGCCACTATAAAGAACTGGAAGCCATTCGTTCAGCCTGTGTTGATGATCTGCAAACTGTTGATGATGTGGGTCCTGTTGTGGCGTCGCATATCGAGAAATTTTTCCGTCAGCCTCATAATAAGGACGTGATTGCAGAACTGCTGGAGCAGGGGGTTACATGGGCCGCTATTGAAGCACCGGCTGAAGACGTAGCACAACCACTGGCCGGAGAAACCTGGGTATTGACCGGCTCCCTGCATTCTATGACCAGAGATCAGGGAAAAGAGATTCTGCAACAACTGGGCGCTAAGGTATCCGGGTCTGTTTCAGCAAAAACCACCGTATTGCTGGCCGGAGAAAAAGCAGGATCGAAGTTAACCAAAGCACAGAATCTTGGGGTTAAAGTGATTTCCGAAGACGATTTCATAGCACTGAAAGCGGACTGGGGCGTTGAATGA
- the zipA gene encoding cell division protein ZipA, which produces MSLREWLIVIGVIVIIGVIIDGYRRMRLARKRASELTFGIEEVKGYDESFSSELPNGGARPTSAQDELPETEAVESDAPKRVRREDRSNRFDRIEPDFDSMDFGSAIEPGLDLSEPLASGRAGNVETGFEQPAAPSVDDQPQPMDEIKPLQHKIRDGADSVAAMAEPAAPETRAKQRPVRKVEKDKEKLSDRPAIEEVIVINVLAKNNELFDGTRLLQSVLTAGMRFGDRSIFHRYSSKDGSGQIQFSLANGVKPGTFDIEQMEATETTILSLFLCLPGPEAPQKAFAQMEETAKQLALDLGGELKDENMSVMTQQTLEHCRQRIRDYERKQLAIKLSH; this is translated from the coding sequence ATGAGTTTACGAGAGTGGCTGATAGTAATCGGAGTTATCGTCATTATTGGAGTAATTATTGATGGATACCGCCGTATGCGTCTGGCTCGTAAACGAGCCTCTGAGTTGACGTTTGGAATTGAAGAAGTAAAAGGCTACGACGAGTCATTTTCCAGTGAGCTGCCCAATGGCGGCGCGCGTCCCACCAGTGCGCAGGATGAACTGCCAGAAACTGAGGCGGTTGAGTCTGATGCACCAAAACGTGTACGCAGGGAAGATCGGTCAAATCGTTTTGACCGTATCGAACCGGATTTTGACAGCATGGACTTTGGCTCAGCCATTGAACCAGGGCTGGATCTGTCCGAGCCGTTAGCCAGTGGTCGTGCAGGAAACGTGGAGACCGGGTTTGAACAGCCTGCTGCACCTTCTGTCGATGACCAGCCACAACCGATGGATGAGATTAAGCCTTTACAGCATAAAATCCGGGATGGTGCAGACTCCGTAGCAGCGATGGCTGAGCCTGCTGCTCCAGAGACAAGGGCTAAGCAACGACCTGTCAGGAAGGTGGAAAAGGACAAGGAAAAGCTGTCTGACCGCCCTGCTATTGAAGAAGTGATCGTCATTAACGTGCTGGCTAAAAACAATGAGCTGTTTGATGGTACCCGCCTGCTGCAAAGTGTACTGACGGCTGGCATGCGCTTTGGTGATCGGTCGATTTTCCATCGCTACAGCAGCAAAGACGGCAGTGGACAGATACAGTTCAGCCTTGCCAACGGTGTAAAACCGGGTACGTTTGATATCGAACAGATGGAAGCGACAGAAACGACGATTCTCAGCCTGTTTCTGTGCCTGCCCGGACCGGAAGCACCGCAGAAAGCCTTTGCCCAGATGGAAGAAACTGCAAAGCAGCTGGCACTGGATCTTGGCGGTGAACTCAAGGATGAGAATATGAGTGTAATGACCCAGCAGACACTGGAGCATTGTCGCCAGCGCATTCGTGATTACGAACGTAAGCAGCTGGCGATCAAGCTTTCTCACTAA
- the smc gene encoding chromosome segregation protein SMC — MRLKSIKLAGFKSFVDPTVVHFPSNMSGVVGPNGCGKSNIIDAVRWVMGESSAKHLRGESMTDVIFKGSNSRKPAAKASVELVFDNNEGRVTGEYAAFSEISVKRLLTSEAKNFYYLNGTKCRRRDVMDIFLGTGLGPRSYAIISQGIVSNLVESKPEELRVFIEEAAGISKYKERRRETENRIRRTNENLERLTDLREELGRRLGHLQRQAQAAEKYKEFKGEERLKKAQLQALRWKTIDEGAKSQEHVISELEVQLEAAVSQQRSADARSEEDRAAQMELSDHFHETQAKFYGTGNEVTRIEQTLRHREERAKELSHDLEQLEHSWQEAREQMADDQEQLELLEAEKLEIEPELEMLLEQEAGSGDALAQAEEEMHRLQQEWDQFNQRSHEPRRTAEVEQSRIQHAEQVIQRLSERDQRLKGELDGLGGGEDQEEIELLAERLTELEMTRETQELRQEDTLTEIEQNRTAVDERLEQRDRSRSELSTLRGRHASLEALQQAAMGQDTGVLVWMEEHGLQNRPRLAEKLQVDSGWELAMETVLGDSLQALCVDGFDPVASFLGNLEQGSAILLDSSQTVTPQADKSGLVALASKVVAGSEALPLLAGIFTCESLDKALGLRASLEPHESIITPEGIWLSRSWLRVNRSADNSSGVLERQQELEALTIKLEQLEQTLEQLAEDLQNHREKGDVLESLRKEIQQQLSDLNRQQGEVRADLQGRKVRLEQFSERRRRLEQELADCREQQLLEQEQVNESRLKLQEALDLMEYDSSHKDELLEKRERCREKLEDVRQRSRHDKERSHQLALRQQSINSQVMSLRAAIERLSQQSTKLRERRELLQASLNESHSPEGELQEQLEALLTRRLEEEEAMQTARSELEKVEQHLQQYEKERQAAEQKAQTARSRLEKLRMDWQGMQVRRTTLAEQLKEDQFDLQTVLANMPEEASEQGWEYELERLQARIERLGAINLAAIEEYETQSERKNYLDAQNEDLESALETLENAIRKIDRETRQRFKNTFDKVNSGLQDLFPRVFGGGRAYLELTGEDLLDTGVAIMAQPPGKKNSTIHLLSGGEKALTAIALVFAIFQLNPSPFCMLDEVDAPLDDANVGRYAKMVSEMSDKVQFIYITHNKIAMQAANQLVGVTMQEPGVSRPVSVDIEEAAAMAAM, encoded by the coding sequence ATGCGTCTAAAATCGATCAAACTGGCCGGTTTCAAATCATTTGTGGACCCAACCGTGGTTCATTTTCCCTCCAATATGAGTGGTGTGGTCGGGCCTAACGGGTGCGGTAAGTCTAATATTATCGACGCTGTGCGCTGGGTGATGGGCGAGTCTTCCGCCAAGCACCTGCGTGGCGAGTCCATGACCGATGTTATTTTCAAGGGGTCAAACAGTCGCAAACCGGCTGCCAAAGCGTCGGTTGAGTTGGTCTTTGACAACAACGAAGGCCGGGTGACCGGAGAATACGCGGCATTCAGCGAAATCTCCGTGAAGCGTCTGCTTACCTCTGAAGCCAAGAATTTCTATTACCTCAACGGAACCAAATGTCGTCGGCGGGATGTAATGGATATCTTTCTGGGGACAGGTCTCGGACCTCGCAGCTATGCCATCATCAGTCAGGGGATCGTGTCCAACCTGGTGGAATCCAAGCCGGAAGAACTGCGCGTCTTTATTGAAGAAGCCGCTGGCATCTCCAAATACAAAGAACGCAGGCGGGAAACCGAAAACCGCATTCGTCGTACCAATGAAAACCTTGAACGTCTGACTGACCTGCGTGAAGAGCTGGGTCGGCGTCTTGGACATTTGCAGCGTCAGGCACAGGCTGCGGAAAAGTATAAGGAATTTAAAGGCGAAGAGCGCCTGAAAAAGGCTCAGTTGCAGGCACTGCGCTGGAAAACCATTGATGAAGGTGCGAAGTCTCAGGAACACGTTATCAGTGAGCTGGAAGTTCAGCTGGAAGCAGCTGTCAGCCAACAGCGCTCAGCAGATGCCCGTTCGGAGGAAGACCGTGCCGCGCAGATGGAACTGAGCGATCACTTCCACGAGACTCAGGCTAAATTCTACGGCACCGGCAATGAAGTTACCCGCATCGAGCAGACTTTGCGCCACCGTGAAGAGCGGGCGAAAGAGCTGAGTCATGATCTTGAACAGCTGGAACACAGTTGGCAGGAAGCCCGTGAACAGATGGCGGATGATCAGGAACAGCTGGAGCTGCTCGAAGCCGAGAAACTGGAGATTGAACCTGAGCTGGAAATGCTGCTGGAGCAGGAAGCCGGTTCCGGTGATGCGCTGGCTCAGGCGGAAGAAGAGATGCACCGGCTGCAGCAGGAATGGGATCAGTTTAACCAGCGTTCCCATGAACCTCGTCGTACGGCAGAAGTCGAACAGTCCCGCATTCAACACGCTGAACAGGTGATTCAGCGTCTGTCCGAGCGAGACCAGCGCCTGAAAGGCGAACTGGATGGCCTTGGCGGTGGTGAAGACCAGGAAGAAATTGAACTGCTGGCTGAGCGTCTGACCGAACTGGAAATGACGCGTGAGACTCAGGAACTGCGTCAGGAAGATACCCTGACCGAAATCGAACAGAATCGTACGGCAGTGGATGAACGACTGGAGCAGCGTGATCGCAGCCGTTCTGAACTCAGTACCCTGCGTGGTCGGCATGCCTCTCTGGAAGCCTTGCAACAGGCCGCCATGGGGCAGGATACCGGCGTACTGGTGTGGATGGAAGAACATGGGTTGCAGAACCGTCCCCGGCTGGCAGAAAAACTGCAGGTGGACAGTGGCTGGGAGCTGGCCATGGAAACGGTTTTGGGCGACAGTTTGCAGGCATTATGTGTCGATGGCTTTGATCCGGTTGCCAGTTTTCTCGGTAATCTGGAACAGGGTTCAGCCATATTGCTGGATTCCAGCCAGACCGTAACACCGCAGGCGGATAAATCGGGGCTGGTGGCTCTGGCCAGTAAAGTGGTGGCTGGTAGTGAAGCCCTGCCATTGCTGGCCGGTATTTTTACCTGTGAATCGCTGGACAAAGCGTTAGGGCTGCGTGCGTCACTGGAACCCCATGAATCGATCATTACCCCGGAAGGTATCTGGCTGTCCCGCAGCTGGCTGCGGGTTAATCGCAGTGCCGATAACAGCTCGGGGGTGCTTGAACGGCAGCAGGAGCTGGAAGCGCTGACCATTAAACTGGAACAGTTGGAGCAGACTCTCGAACAGTTGGCCGAGGACCTGCAAAACCACAGAGAGAAGGGCGATGTTCTGGAAAGTCTCCGTAAGGAAATTCAACAGCAGTTGTCTGATCTGAACCGGCAGCAGGGTGAAGTGCGTGCTGACTTACAGGGGCGCAAAGTCCGGTTGGAGCAGTTTTCTGAGCGACGCAGGCGTCTGGAGCAGGAACTGGCGGATTGTCGGGAACAGCAATTGCTTGAGCAGGAGCAAGTGAATGAATCCCGCCTGAAATTGCAGGAAGCTCTGGACCTTATGGAATACGACAGCAGTCATAAAGATGAACTGCTGGAAAAACGTGAACGTTGTCGTGAAAAGCTGGAAGACGTGCGACAGCGCTCCCGTCACGATAAAGAGCGTTCCCATCAGCTGGCACTGCGACAACAGAGCATCAACAGTCAGGTCATGTCATTGCGGGCAGCCATCGAACGGCTGAGCCAGCAGTCCACTAAACTGCGTGAGCGAAGGGAACTGTTACAGGCTTCCCTGAATGAATCCCACTCACCTGAAGGTGAATTACAGGAGCAGCTGGAAGCTTTGCTGACGCGTCGGCTGGAAGAAGAAGAGGCCATGCAGACCGCCCGCAGTGAACTGGAAAAGGTTGAACAGCATCTGCAACAATATGAGAAAGAGCGTCAGGCCGCTGAGCAGAAAGCACAGACTGCCCGTTCCCGTCTGGAAAAACTGCGTATGGACTGGCAGGGCATGCAGGTACGCCGGACGACACTGGCTGAACAGTTAAAAGAAGATCAGTTTGACCTGCAAACGGTGCTGGCTAATATGCCGGAAGAGGCTTCAGAGCAGGGCTGGGAGTATGAACTGGAACGTCTGCAGGCTCGGATTGAACGACTTGGGGCGATCAATCTGGCAGCGATTGAAGAGTATGAAACCCAGTCTGAACGCAAAAACTATCTGGACGCCCAGAACGAAGATCTGGAATCTGCGCTGGAAACGTTAGAGAATGCAATCAGGAAGATTGACCGGGAAACCCGGCAACGTTTCAAGAATACCTTTGATAAGGTAAATTCAGGTCTGCAGGATCTGTTTCCCAGAGTGTTCGGCGGAGGCCGGGCTTATCTGGAACTGACGGGCGAAGATCTGCTGGATACCGGTGTGGCGATCATGGCACAGCCGCCCGGTAAAAAGAACAGTACTATCCACCTGTTATCCGGCGGGGAAAAGGCACTGACTGCCATTGCGCTGGTTTTTGCCATCTTCCAGTTGAATCCATCGCCGTTCTGTATGCTGGACGAGGTGGATGCGCCACTGGATGACGCTAACGTTGGCCGCTATGCAAAAATGGTGTCGGAGATGAGTGACAAGGTACAGTTCATCTACATCACCCACAACAAGATTGCAATGCAGGCGGCTAATCAGCTGGTGGGGGTTACCATGCAGGAGCCTGGAGTTTCCCGGCCGGTGTCTGTGGATATTGAAGAAGCAGCTGCTATGGCTGCAATGTAG
- the ccmI gene encoding c-type cytochrome biogenesis protein CcmI translates to MNFWFSAGLLIMAAIALAAVPLLVKRRKSSGTSAREANIEQFREQQKELEAQLSQGLIAPALANEMRAELEKKLLSDVPAGHRKGFDVRPGVVMSALIVLLIPLMALPLYWKLGAQTELQVAEALAKPELNSNSLLETLESWQQKKPDNPQALYLLGGRYLALGRMEDSVHAFRRFYQLTDSDQGAAQLAQVLYLKNNSQFDAEVSQLLHEALTRNEFNTTALGMQGIAAFGLKDYAGALAAWDKAFSVETDPEARESLLTGINQAKKMLGEPLPSLRVMVSLAPELQSLPGNTRVMVFARAAEGRMPLAVKPVLVSELPGEVVLDESTAMMMGGSKLSETELLDVVATISLSGDVMNPDYKGEVKSVRPESKEVVELLIEPAG, encoded by the coding sequence ATGAATTTCTGGTTTTCTGCCGGTTTACTGATTATGGCTGCCATTGCTCTTGCCGCAGTGCCTTTGCTGGTTAAGCGGCGAAAGTCGTCTGGTACGTCAGCCCGGGAAGCCAATATAGAACAGTTTCGCGAGCAACAGAAAGAGCTGGAAGCACAACTCAGTCAGGGACTGATTGCTCCAGCCCTGGCTAATGAAATGCGTGCAGAGCTTGAAAAAAAGCTGTTGAGTGATGTGCCAGCAGGGCACCGTAAAGGCTTCGACGTTCGTCCCGGCGTTGTCATGTCGGCCCTGATTGTGCTGCTGATTCCTCTGATGGCATTGCCACTTTACTGGAAGCTGGGCGCACAGACTGAACTGCAGGTGGCAGAAGCGCTGGCAAAGCCCGAGCTGAATTCGAATTCACTACTGGAGACCCTGGAGAGCTGGCAGCAGAAGAAGCCAGACAACCCTCAGGCATTGTATCTGCTGGGTGGGCGCTATCTGGCTCTGGGGCGAATGGAGGATTCGGTACATGCTTTCCGTCGTTTTTATCAGCTGACTGACAGTGACCAGGGGGCTGCCCAGCTGGCTCAGGTGCTGTATCTGAAAAACAACAGTCAGTTTGATGCAGAGGTCAGTCAGTTGCTGCACGAAGCCCTGACACGCAACGAATTTAATACAACAGCCCTTGGAATGCAGGGTATTGCCGCTTTTGGACTGAAAGACTACGCCGGTGCGCTGGCAGCCTGGGATAAAGCCTTTTCTGTTGAGACCGACCCGGAGGCGCGGGAGTCGCTGTTGACCGGCATTAATCAGGCGAAAAAGATGCTGGGTGAGCCGTTGCCCTCGCTCAGGGTAATGGTGTCTCTGGCGCCAGAGCTACAGTCTCTGCCGGGTAATACACGGGTGATGGTATTTGCCAGAGCTGCAGAGGGGCGTATGCCTTTAGCGGTGAAGCCTGTTCTGGTATCAGAACTGCCGGGGGAGGTGGTGCTGGATGAAAGCACGGCCATGATGATGGGGGGCAGCAAATTATCGGAAACAGAACTGCTTGATGTGGTGGCGACAATCAGCCTTTCCGGCGACGTGATGAACCCGGATTACAAAGGTGAAGTGAAGTCTGTCCGGCCTGAAAGCAAAGAAGTGGTTGAGCTGTTGATAGAACCTGCGGGTTAA
- a CDS encoding cytochrome c-type biogenesis protein, with protein sequence MLQVIRYVISLLVFSLWAMAANAAAIDDYVFETPEQQSRFIRLTTELRCPQCQNQSIADSNATISEDLRREVYRLIDEGREDQDIIRFMQERYGDFVLYKPRLNAQTLLLWFGPLFLLILALGVLAVIVKRHRKTAQSSVLDTAEQDELDNILDGKQ encoded by the coding sequence ATGCTTCAGGTCATCCGATATGTTATTTCTCTGCTAGTGTTCTCTCTGTGGGCGATGGCAGCGAATGCTGCCGCAATAGACGACTATGTATTTGAAACGCCGGAACAGCAGAGCCGGTTTATTCGACTGACGACAGAGTTACGATGTCCACAATGCCAGAACCAGTCGATTGCCGATTCCAACGCCACCATTTCAGAAGACCTACGTCGTGAGGTCTATCGACTGATTGATGAAGGCAGGGAGGATCAGGATATTATCCGCTTTATGCAGGAGCGCTATGGCGACTTTGTTCTTTACAAACCCCGGCTTAATGCTCAAACCCTGTTGCTCTGGTTTGGCCCTTTATTCCTGCTGATTCTGGCGCTGGGGGTTCTGGCCGTGATCGTAAAAAGGCATCGAAAAACTGCTCAGTCCAGCGTGCTGGATACAGCGGAACAAGATGAGCTGGATAACATTCTGGACGGTAAACAATGA